The proteins below come from a single Oryzias latipes chromosome 14, ASM223467v1 genomic window:
- the LOC101174939 gene encoding rho GTPase-activating protein 32 isoform X5: MVKRSYEDFRVLDKHLHLCIYDRRFSQLPELPRLESLTDLPEAVSQMLLAYLSRLSAIADNKINCGPALTWMEVDNKGNHLLVHEESSINVPAIAAAHVIKRYAAQASDELSFEVGDIVSVIDMPPKEDTTWWRGKHGFQVGFFPSECVEVINDKVPQSMTNAVPKAAPPCPGLQPASWSLFPPYLEMESVMQDSSWVADPLNHYNLSSVSKKHGKLITFLRSFMKSRPSKQKLKQRGILRERVFGCDLGEHLLNSGHDVPQVLKSCTEFIEKHGVVDGIYRLSGIASNIQKLRHEFDSEQIPDLTKDVYIQDIHCVGSLCKLYFRELPNPLLTYQLYEKFSEAVSAATDEERLIKIHDVIQQLPPPHYRTLEFLMRHLSHLAAFSYVTNMHTKNLAIVWAPNLLRSKQIESACFSGTAAFMEVRIQSVVVEFILNHVDVLFSTKLSSLIREGTGHNSLSRPKSLLVSSPSTKLLSLEEAQARTQAQINSPVTEDSKYIEVGEGPAALQGKFHTVIEFPTERKRPPVKSKKSPVGSWRSFFNLGKSSSMSKRKLQRNPSEPTELKAMALAGGRGDTVTLRSAKSEESLSSLHNVEGESKVFRPRRPRSSSDALSASFNGELLDSQQHYNSYDHTDAAEDSDDGPICVPALISPPRSAGEDVDLSPPDIGMASLDFDPMSFQCSGPDSSFAFPADDSPAAEGLPTKRSPGSISSSNVLSAPPLSSRSEGEKTESRRLTSSFSYTEKPTQAVSPIKCSKAPSLTSFALSVPPSSETPDRGPAEPSTSSQLSALRDPPPVAGSLLLKGAEPSLSEAFQVELQAKLAAFESADGRDEDAPPPAASRQEQRGVLPPDSATDPPSCSLSPVAPPPPKNPALMLSLASAESTQLVCSRPRSSEAPPPVSPLQPQEESVPPPISTAAPASFHCPAPSLPVKPEKPSRPAAEPQRQPEAEFTPLNPPAVSTTASRTSPAKTSPESQQTVPGLDLEATPIITGLAPPIPEVRPEDPATPQTLPKLTEPPPQKAKKPALSLPPQQSQAQKQPPPLTHPHPHVLPQPHLSKASARIAPTSADLVEKPWEAIKPVQPSTDAIKRKDPPPAPPMRTMDSKLAAAALSEVSHHRLDEGPPAPHGSEALPHCPLSPRKSSTHPPTYLHHKGEPIFTESAGGAYYHQRAVLKAPQPVPYHYRPESVTPHPCLSRSEPQVPYSTRMDNRYSTLGPRSYHHSIKLRGNPRGGYVSPGPGHQGYSHDRTQGYPTIRRVHSLYAPSTIHSVPIHRTEVPPDDDMFFYHRPGFSCRPYPQPHPQSSQTDYHVTQLQPYFENGRVQYRYSPCYGSSPLEFPYYDIDPYGTIRVRHCHAYGGRDGGAAPGRPGGKTTGYHYLSNYVIPPGKEHSFVSRDIPPSHGSKEASTYHAWDPEEAESLRFHSIRREGRARLKVKGLVLSQYDNVGQLCTPADMSPYDSTHLRSKSDPGKAVLAAAENTEGRYASRHMASDPDVLVYFDTDRHGPGSTAADKSNSLSKSSIPKKCQSSHSVPAFLSHSLPHQQESSRHEARGEARGDRLRGDGRSKYQQEYPSKRNLQPRYEGPESDQQQVKVKTAGHHGTDEAARSKAERSHGPQEDQRYNQTQPDPDRDHTHPKPSSKPVQSHYDNLDEFHPAPHPQAPPQKHAGSFPTPGPPGSLASRAYSTALGQGAFIQGELAMQRPEGEVHTQ, translated from the exons ATGGTGAAGCGCAGCTATGAGGATTTCCGTGTCCTGGACAAGCACTTGCATCTGTGCATCTATGACCGGCGCTTCTCGCAGCTGCCCGAGCTGCCCCGCCTGGAGAGCCTGACCGACCTGCCAGAG GCAGTTTCCCAGATGCTGCTGGCTTACCTCTCACGCCTCTCGGCCATCGCTGACAACAAGATCAACTGTGGGCCGGCCCTCACCTGGATGGAG GTTGACAATAAAGGGAATCACCTGTTGGTTCATGAGGAGTCTTCCATCAACGTGCCGGCCATCGCTGCTGCTCACGTCATTAAGCGCTACGCGGCTCAGGCCTCAGACGAGCTCTCCTTTGAG GTTGGAGACATCGTGTCTGTGATTGACATGCCccccaaggaggacaccacttgGTGGAGGGGCAAACATGGCTTCCAG GTGGGCTTCTTCCCCAGCGAGTGTGTGGAGGTCATCAACGACAAAGTGCCACAGTCCATGACCAACGCCGTTCCAAAAGCAG CGCCCCCCTGCCCGGGCCTGCAGCCTGCTTCCTGGAGCCTCTTCCCCCCCT ACCTGGAGATGGAGAGTGTCATGCAGGACAGTTCATGGGTGGCCGATCCGCTAAACCACTACAACCTGAGTTCAG TATCTAAAAAACACGGGAAGCTGATCACCTTCTTGCGCTCCTTCATGAAGTCCAGGCCCTCCAAGCAGAAGCTGAAGCAGAGGGGCATCCTCAGGGAGAGGGTGTTCGGCTGCGACCTGGGAGAGCACCTCCTGAACTCGGGACACGATG TGCCCCAGGTCCTCAAGAGCTGCACGGAGTTCATCGAGAAGCACGGCGTGGTGGACGGCATCTACCGCCTGTCTGGGATCGCCTCGAACATCCAGAAGCTGCG GCACGAGTTCGACTCGGAGCAGATCCCCGACCTGACCAAAGACGTGTACATCCAGGACATCCACTGTGTGGGCTCCCTGTGTAAGCTGTACTTCAGAGAGCTGCCAAACCCCCTCCTCACCTACCAGCTCTATGAGAAATTCTCT GAGGCGGTGTCCGCGGCAACAGACGAGGAGAGGCTCATCAAAATCCATGatgtcatccagcagctccCCCCCCCTCATTACAG GACTCTGGAGTTCCTGATGAGACACCTGTCCCACTTGGCAGCCTTCAGCTACGtcacaaacatgcacaccaAGAACCTGGCCATCGTCTGGGCGCCCAACCTACTGAG GTCCAAACAGATCGAGTCTGCCTGCTTCAGTGGCACGGCCGCCTTCATGGAGGTCCGGATCCAGTCTGTGGTGGTGGAGTTCATCCTCAACCACGTGGATGTGCTCTTCAGCACAAAGCTCAGCTCCCTGATCAGAGAAGGCACAg GTCACAACTCTCTGTCCCGGCCCAAGTCGCTGCTGGTGTCGTCTCCCTCCACCAAGCTGCTGAGCCTGGAGGAGGCCCAGGCCAGGACCCAGGCTCAGATCAACTCCCCCGTCACCGAAGACAGCAAGTACATCGAGGTGGGGGAGGGTCCCGCTGCCCTGCAGGGCAAGTTTCACACCGTCATCGAGTTCCCCACGGAGAG GAAAAGGCCTCCTGTCAAATCCAAGAAGTCTCCTGTGGGGAGCTGGCGCTCCTTCTTCAACCTGGGCAAGTCCTCCTCCATGTCAAAGCGCAAACTGCAGCGCAACCCCAGTGAGCCCACCGAGCTGAAGGCCATGGCACTGGCAG GAGGCAGAGGAGACACGGTGACGCTCAGGTCAGCCAAAAGTGAGGAGTCCCTGAGTTCTCTGCACAACGTTGAAG GGGAGTCTAAGGTGTTTCGTCCTCGCCGGCCACGCTCCAGCAGCGACGCCCTGTCAGCGTCCTTTAATGGCGAGCTGCTGGACAGCCAGCAGCACTACAACTCCTACGATCACACGGACGCCGCCGAGGACAGCGACGACGGGCCCATCTGTGTGCCGGCCCTCATCTCGCCGCCGCGCTCCGCTGGCGAAGACGTGGACCTCAGCCCGCCAGACATCGGCATGGCGTCCCTGGACTTTGACCCCATGTCCTTCCAGTGCAGCGGCCCCGACAGCTCCTTCGCCTTCCCCGCCGACGACTCGCCTGCCGCTGAGGGCCTCCCCACCAAGAGGAGCCCCGgcagcatcagcagctccaACGTGCTGTCTGCGCCCCCCCTCAGCAGCCGCTCTGAAGGGGAGAAGACGGAGAGCAGGAGGCTGACATCCTCCTTTTCCTACACGGAGAAACCCACACAGGCCGTCTCTCCCATCAAATGTTCAAAGGCCCCCAGTTTGACCTCATTTGCCCTCTCAGTGCCCCCCTCTTCAGAGACGCCTGACAGGGGTCCAGCTGAACCTTCCACGTCTTCACAGCTGTCTGCGCTCAGAGACCCGCCCCCTGTGGCGGGCAGCCTGCTGCTGAAGGGGGCCGAGCCGTCGCTGAGCGAAGCCttccaggtggagctgcaggccAAGCTGGCGGCCTTTGAGTCGGCGGACGGCAGAGATGAGGACGCACCGCCGCCGGCCGCCAGCAGGCAGGAACAGCGAG GAGTCCTACCTCCAGACTCTGCCACGGACCCCCCCTCCTGCTCTCTCAGCCctgtagctcctccccctcctaaAAATCCTGCCCTCATGTTGTCCCTGGCCTCTGCTGAATCGACTCAGCTGGTCTGCAGTCGGCCCCGGTCCTCGGAGGCCCCCCCACCCGTGTCCCCTCTGCAGCCACAGGAGGAGTCTGTCCCCCCTCCCATCAGCACGGCGGCTCCCGCTTCGTTCCACTGCCCCGCTCCAAGTCTTCCAGTCAAACCAGAGAAGCCCAGCAGGCCAGCAGCCGAGCCTCAACGCCAGCCAGAGGCTGAATTCACCCCCTTGAACCCCCCAGCAGTGTCCACAACAGCCAGCCGGACCTCTCCGGCCAAGACGAGCCCAGAGAGCCAGCAGACCGTCCCAGGACTAGACCTGGAAGCCACTCCCATCATCACAGGGTTGGCCCCGCCCATTCCTGAG GTTAGACCAGAGGATCCTGCCACCCCCCAAACCCTCCCGAAGTTAACTGAGCCCCCCCCTCAGAAAGCCAAAAAGCCTGCTTTGTCACTGCCTCCGCAGCAGAGCCAAGCTCAAAAGCAGCCCCCCCCACTGAcgcacccccacccccatgtGCTCCCCCAGCCTCATCTGTCAAAAGCCAGTGCCAGAATTGCCCCCACCTCTGCTGACCTTGTTGAAAAGCCCTGGGAGGCCATCAAGCCCGTGCAGCCGTCCACAGACGCCATCAAACGGAAGGACCCGCCCCCGGCCCCCCCCATGCGCACCATGGACAGTAAGCTGGCGGCTGCCGCTCTCAGTGAGGTTTCCCACCACAGGCTGGATGAAGGCCCCCCGGCCCCCCACGGGAGCGAAGCTCTGCCCCACTGCCCTCTCTCTCCTCGTAAGTCGTCCACTCACCCCCCAACCTACCTGCACCATAAGGGAGAGCCCATCTTCACAGAGTCTGCTGGGGGGGCATACTACCACCAGAGGGCAGTGCTGAAGGCCCCCCAGCCCGTCCCGTACCATTACAGACCCGAGAGCgtcaccccccacccctgccTGTCCAGGTCCGAGCCTCAGGTCCCCTACAGCACCCGGATGGATAACAGGTACAGCACGCTGGGCCCCAGGTCCTACCACCACTCCATCAAGCTGAGAGGAAACCCCCGGGGGGGGTACGTGTCTCCAGGACCGGGACACCAGGGTTACAGCCACGACAGAACCCAGGGTTACCCCACCATCCGCAGGGTGCACTCCCTCTACGCCCCCTCCACCATTCACTCCGTACCCATCCACAGGACAGAGGTCCCCCCGGACGACGACATGTTCTTCTACCACCGCCCGGGGTTCTCCTGCCGGCCCTACCCGCAGCCCCACCCACAGTCCTCCCAAACCGACTACCACGTCACTCAGCTGCAGCCGTACTTCGAGAACGGCCGGGTCCAGTATCGCTACAGTCCGTGCTATGGTTCCAGCCCTCTGGAGTTCCCCTACTACGACATAGATCCCTACGGCACCATCCGAGTCCGGCACTGCCACGCCTACGGAGGCCGGGATGGGGGGGCCGCTCCAGGGCGGCCAGGTGGAAAGACCACCGGGTACCACTACCTGTCTAATTACGTTATTCCTCCGGGGAAAGAGCATAGCTTTGTCAGCAGAGACATCCCCCCCAGTCATGGGAGCAAAGAAGCCTCCACCTACCATGCATGGGATCCAGAGGAGGCTGAAAGTCTCCGATTTCACTCCATccgcagagaggggagggccaGACTAAAGGTGAAAGGTCTGGTCCTCTCGCAGTACGACAACGTGGGACAACTGTGCACGCCCGCAGACATGTCGCCCTACGACAGCACGCATTTACGGAGTAAATCTGACCCCGGCAAAGCCGTGCTGGCTGCAGCCGAGAACACAGAGGGCCGCTACGCCAGCAGACACATGGCGTCCGACCCCGACGTCCTGGTGTACTTCGACACGGACAGGCATGGCCCCGGCAGCACTGCGGCTGACAAGTCCAACTCGCTGTCCAAGTCGAGCATCCCAAAGAAATGCCAGTCCTCTCACTCTGTTCCTGCCTTCCTGAGCCACAGTCTTCCCCACCAGCAGGAGAGCAGTCGGCACGAGGCCCGGGGCGAGGCCCGGGGCGACCGGCTCAGAGGAGACGGCAGGTCCAAATACCAGCAGGAGTATCCCAGCAAGAGGAACCTGCAGCCACGTTACGAGGGACCAGAATCGGACCAGCAGCAGGTCAAAGTAAAGACCGCAGGACACCACGGTACAGACGAGGCGGCTCGCTCCAAAGCGGAGCGGTCCCACGGCCCCCAGGAGGACCAGCGTTACAACCAAACCCAGCCAGACCCGGACAGAGACCACACCCACCCAAAACCCAGCAGTAAACCTGTGCAGTCCCACTATGACAACCTGGACGAATTCCACCCTGCACCTCACCCTCAGGCCCCCCCACAGAAACACGCAGGCTCTTTCCCGACCCCGGGGCCCCCAGGGAGCCTCGCCAGCAGAGCGTACTCCACAGCACTGGGACAGGGCGCCTTCATCCAGGGCGAGCTGGCCATGCAGAGGCCAGAGGGGGAGGTCCACACCCAGTGA